Proteins encoded within one genomic window of Fragaria vesca subsp. vesca linkage group LG1, FraVesHawaii_1.0, whole genome shotgun sequence:
- the LOC101300095 gene encoding uncharacterized protein LOC101300095, which produces MDSGNSGSMQSSSGGDDESYDSRAESISALLGPTMTNHHHHQHPPQVAQHHQQQQTQHHRHHPHHHVEFDTLSNIFDSRLTNPNPLLNLDMVWSKTMRSDQSMADLGGQNDLSQPFLTNSQLGGQVSRGGGGGAGGGSSTFTQIPSSSAPNDQSLNNNNVGGVRNTNPKKRSRASRRAPTTVLTTDTTNFRAMVQEFTDGGLTLQQQQPRHDNNPRTTTTTTMNWVDNNNKSDGNVDLLRSVNGNYGNGKLNYAASSSSNVVDKAGVQLENNVSATTARSEGMVESWICSSD; this is translated from the exons ATGGATTCCGGTAACAGCGGGAGTATGCAGTCCTCCAGCGGCGGCGACGACGAGTCGTACGATTCACGCGCGGAGTCGATCTCGGCCTTGCTGGGTCCCACCATGACTAACCACCACCACCACCAACACCCACCGCAAGTAGCGCAACACCACCAACAACAACAGACACAACACCACCGCCATCATCCTCATCACCATGTTGAGTTCGACACCTTATCCAACATCTTCGATTCGAGGCTCACGAACCCGAACCCGCTCCTCAACCTCGACATGGTGTGGTCCAAGACGATGAGATCCGACCAGAGTATGGCCGATCTTGGCGGCCAGAACGACCTCAGCCAACCCTTTTTGACCAATAGTCAACTAGGAGGACAAGTCAGTAGAGGAGGCGGCGGCGGCGCTGGAGGAGGGTCTTCTACTTTTACTCAGATCCCATCATCGTCAGCTCCGAACGACCAAAGCCTCAACAACAACAACGTCGGCGGTGTTCGGAACACCAACCCGAAAAAGAGGTCGAGAGCGTCGAGGCGTGCGCCCACTACGGTTCTCACAACAGACACAACAAACTTCCGAGCCATGGTTCAAGAATTTACAG ACGGTGGCCTCACGCTTCAGCAGCAGCAACCTAGGCACGACAATAATCCGAGGACGACGACGACGACTACAATGAACTGGGTTGACAACAACAACAAGAGCGACGGCAATGTCGATCTTCTGCGGTCCGTCAATGGGAATTACGGTAATGGAAAATTAAACTACGCTGCTTCTTCTTCGTCGAATGTCGTCGATAAAGCTGGGGTGCAGCTGGAGAATAATGTGAGTGCTACTACAGCTAGAAGTGAAGGTATGGTGGAATCATGGATTTGCTCATCTGATTAA
- the LOC101305892 gene encoding uncharacterized protein LOC101305892 has product MKPETVTLVLVNLASIMQRADESLLPGVYKEVGASLHTDPTGLGSLTLFRSIVQSSCYPLAAYLAMRHNRAHVIALGAFLWAAATFLVGFSSTFLQVAISRGLNGIGLAIVIPAIQSLVADSTDDNNRGIAFGWLQLTGNLGSIIGGLCSVLIASTTVMGVAGWRIAFHLVGLISVIVGILVRLFAHDPHYVENNGRAKDETPHTFSEEVKFLIKESKSVIKIPTFQILIAQGVFGSFPWSGLSFAPLWLELIGFSHKETAVIWTVFIIGASLGSLFGGKMGDVLAKPFPNAGRIVLSQISAGSAIPFAALLLLGLPDDPSTGFMHGLVLFIMGWFTSWNAPATNNPIFAEIVPERSRTSIYALDQSFESILASFAPPIVGLLVQHVFGYKPIPKGSSDSVEIETDRENAAALAKALFTTMAIPMTLCVSIYSFLYCTYPRDRERARMQALMESEMQQLETSCAASGEKYSQLDVSEPKVLNGKDESDINVEYAAHESIELDDNDEKSLLSHQLTFSCMKE; this is encoded by the exons ATGAAACCAGAGACTGTGACATTGGTGCTGGTCAATCTAGCCAGTATCATGCAGCGTGCTGATGAGTCTCTTTTGCCAGGAGTCTACAAAGAAGTAGGAGCCTCTCTTCACACAGACCCGACTGGGTTGGGGTCTCTGACTCTGTTCAGATCCATAGTCCAATCCTCCTGCTACCCTCTTGCTGCTTATCTTGCTATGCGTCACAATCGAGCCCATGTCATTGCTCTTGGTGCTTTTCTCTGGGCTGCCGCCACTTTCCTCGTCGGCTTCTCCTCCACCTTCCTTCAG GTTGCTATTTCAAGAGGTTTAAATGGTATTGGACTTGCCATAGTTATTCCTGCCATTCAGTCACTTGTTGCTGACTCAACAGATGATAACAACCGTGGAATAGCATTTGGATGGCTACAACTAACTGGAAATCTAGGCTCCATAATAGGTGGTCTTTGTTCTGTACTAATAGCATCCACTACAGTAATGGGTGTAGCTGGTTGGAGAATTGCATTCCATCTGGTTGGGCTCATTAGTGTCATAGTTGGGATATTGGTACGCCTCTTTGCTCATGACCCCCACTATGTAGAGAACAATGGTAGAGCTAAAGATGAAACGCCACATACTTTTTCAGAAGAAGTGAAGTTCCTGATCAAAGAATCCAAGTCAGTAATCAAAATTCCTACTTTTCAAATACTCATTGCTCAGGGGGTCTTTGGATCATTCCCCTGGTCAGGTTTGTCATTTGCTCCTTTGTGGTTAGAGCTTATCGGCTTCTCCCACAAAGAAACGGCAGTTATCTGGACCGTATTTATAATCGGCGCCTCACTTGGAAGTCTCTTTGGAGGAAAAATGGGGGATGTCCTTGCAAAACCGTTTCCCAATGCTGGGAGGATAGTTCTTTCACAGATAAGTGCGGGATCAGCCATTCCTTTTGCAGCTCTTTTGCTGCTGGGGTTGCCTGATGACCCATCCACCGGATTCATGCATGGGCTGGTGTTGTTCATCATGGGATGGTTCACTTCCTGGAATGCGCCAGCAACTAACAA TCCAATATTTGCAGAGATTGTCCCTGAGAGGTCCCGGACGAGCATCTATGCTCTAGATCAATCTTTTGAATCCATCTTGGCATCATTTGCTCCCCCAATCGTCGGACTTTTGGTTCAGCACGTTTTTGGTTACAAGCCAATACCTAAAGGATCATCAGACTCTGTAGAGATTGAAACCGATAGAGAGAATGCTGCAGCACTTGCCAAGGCACTCTTCACTACAATGGCAATTCCTATGACACTCTGTGTCTCAATCTACTCGTTCCTTTACTGCACATACCCGAGAGATCGGGAACGGGCAAGAATGCAGGCTTTGATGGAATCAGAAATGCAACAGCTGGAAACTAGTTGTGCTGCATCAGGAGAAAAATACTCGCAACTTGATGTTTCAGAACCAAAAGTGCTGAATGGAAAAGATGAAAGTGATATCAATGTAGAATATGCAGCACACGAGAGCATTGAGTTGGATGATAATGATGAGAAGTCTCTGCTTTCCCATCAGCTAACTTTCTCATGTATGAAAGAATAG